A genomic region of Gemmata massiliana contains the following coding sequences:
- a CDS encoding DUF1559 domain-containing protein translates to MKRNALPRGFTLIELLVVIAIIAILIGLLLPAVQKVREAAARLQCQNNLKQIGLAAHNFHDSYQFLPPAFIGDNSEKLDGWATWGALLLPYIEQTAQYNLWDIRYVASEQPLAAVQTQVKIYLCPSRPTAVPSVSDFRPEGAALTDYAASFGTHAAYTSSTGAIIPNVPYVATDSAGRVYVTKWSSQTNFGSVTDGTSNTTMFGEKSIRPNSLRGKNEDRSVFGGNRNNTRRMMGVSSVNGDVRPLLPPDNQNLPFANSSFGGPHPGVANFVFVDGSVRSLRTSTPVDVLTALVTRASGEVVPNY, encoded by the coding sequence GTGAAACGTAATGCTCTTCCGCGTGGGTTCACGCTGATCGAATTGTTGGTCGTAATTGCCATCATCGCGATCCTTATCGGATTGCTCCTCCCGGCCGTGCAGAAGGTGCGCGAGGCCGCGGCGCGGCTCCAGTGCCAGAACAATTTGAAGCAGATCGGGCTGGCCGCGCACAACTTCCACGACTCGTACCAGTTCCTTCCTCCGGCGTTCATCGGGGACAACTCCGAGAAGCTGGACGGGTGGGCGACGTGGGGCGCGCTCCTGCTGCCGTACATCGAACAAACCGCCCAGTACAACCTGTGGGACATCCGCTACGTCGCGTCCGAGCAACCGCTCGCGGCCGTTCAAACCCAGGTCAAGATCTACCTGTGCCCGTCGCGCCCGACGGCGGTTCCCAGCGTGAGCGACTTCCGCCCCGAAGGGGCCGCACTGACGGACTACGCCGCGAGCTTCGGCACGCACGCCGCGTACACCTCGTCCACCGGGGCCATCATCCCGAACGTGCCCTACGTCGCGACCGATTCGGCCGGTCGCGTGTACGTCACCAAATGGTCGAGCCAGACCAACTTCGGCAGCGTCACCGACGGCACGAGCAACACCACGATGTTCGGGGAGAAGTCGATCCGCCCGAACTCACTGCGCGGGAAGAACGAGGACCGGAGCGTGTTCGGCGGGAACCGCAACAACACGCGCCGGATGATGGGTGTCAGCAGCGTGAACGGCGACGTCCGCCCGCTCCTGCCGCCCGATAACCAGAACCTGCCCTTCGCCAACAGCAGCTTTGGTGGACCGCACCCGGGCGTTGCCAACTTCGTGTTCGTGGACGGGAGCGTCCGGTCGCTGCGGACCAGCACCCCCGTGGACGTGCTCACCGCACTCGTGACGCGAGCGAGCGGCGAAGTGGTCCCGAACTACTAA
- a CDS encoding PSD1 and planctomycete cytochrome C domain-containing protein: protein MRFGPKHLAPLVILTFASFATSQEPAPPAAPDPAKVEFFEKKVRPILTDHCYQCHSADTKPAGGLRVDDRNGLLSGGNTGAAVVPGDPGKSLLITRVTQKNEKRRMPIEGKHLTEEQVSTLTKWIKDGAAWPALRVPTSLGKAKPEYEKLKKEHWAWQPLTKPTTPAVNDAAWARDDVDRFLLAKLEAKGLKPVGDADKLTLLRRVTFDLTGLPPTQAEIEAFLKDNSPKAFEKVVDRLLASSAFGERWGRHWLDVARYGESTGPSRNIPYPHAWKYRDYVIDAVNADVPFDRFIKEQIAGDLLPAANNDERDRQLTATGLLALGVKDVNQRFKVRFVMDNVDEQIDAVTRSVIGLTVSCARCHDHKFDPISQVDYYALAGIFTSTDNAAGVRNQMGGAGLAYYVPANLVKLSGELPPADPEKVKKLTAQVAEAKKAWDGIRGTPEGLKIAANGQPTQRPFRLKYEGLQAELNSLTDPAARGHAVHGARDAQVIADTEVRLRGEAEKLGPTVPRGFLSTFDVPGAPKVNPKQSGRLELAQWFTSPKNPLTPRVAVNRVWQHLFGSGIVNTVDNFGVTGDTPTHPELLDHLANRFIADDWSVKKLVRQLVLTRAYQLGSEATEAHRTTDPANRLVWRHAPRRLSAEEVRDATLAAAGTLDAKRPEGSSAKALRMVEMRDNGPEAKTINDQADAARYRSVYLPLLRGVTPHALEAFDPVDQTLVSGTRDTTTVPGQSLFLLNSTFVRKQAISFAERVLKPKDATDDDRVKAAYQLALGRNPTDKEIDRAKAFVSEYESVYRANPPKVVAPPKKPKPAEGSKQEEPPLDPDQIDQTGEVVTEESVQPKDAKTAAWMALTQALFASAEFRYVR from the coding sequence ATGAGATTCGGTCCCAAACATCTGGCCCCGCTCGTCATCCTGACGTTCGCGAGCTTCGCGACGAGCCAGGAGCCAGCGCCCCCCGCGGCCCCGGACCCGGCCAAGGTCGAGTTCTTCGAGAAGAAGGTCCGGCCGATCCTCACGGACCACTGTTACCAGTGCCACTCGGCCGACACGAAGCCGGCCGGTGGGCTGCGTGTGGACGACCGGAACGGCCTTCTTTCTGGTGGAAACACCGGCGCGGCCGTCGTGCCCGGTGATCCCGGTAAGAGCTTGCTCATCACGCGCGTCACGCAGAAGAACGAGAAGCGCCGGATGCCGATCGAGGGGAAACACCTCACGGAGGAGCAGGTCTCGACGCTGACGAAGTGGATCAAGGACGGCGCCGCGTGGCCCGCGCTCCGCGTCCCCACGTCACTCGGCAAGGCCAAGCCCGAATACGAGAAGCTCAAAAAGGAGCACTGGGCCTGGCAGCCGCTGACGAAGCCCACAACACCCGCAGTCAACGACGCGGCGTGGGCGCGGGACGACGTGGACCGGTTCCTCCTCGCGAAGCTCGAAGCGAAGGGGCTGAAGCCGGTCGGCGACGCGGACAAACTCACGCTCTTGCGCCGCGTCACGTTCGATCTCACGGGCCTCCCGCCGACGCAGGCTGAAATCGAAGCGTTCCTGAAGGACAATAGCCCGAAGGCGTTCGAGAAGGTCGTGGACCGGCTGCTCGCGTCGAGCGCGTTCGGTGAGCGCTGGGGCCGGCACTGGCTCGACGTGGCCCGCTACGGCGAGAGCACCGGGCCGAGCCGCAACATCCCCTACCCGCACGCCTGGAAGTACCGCGACTACGTCATTGATGCCGTGAATGCAGACGTGCCATTCGATCGCTTCATCAAGGAGCAAATCGCCGGGGATCTACTGCCGGCAGCGAACAATGACGAGCGCGACCGCCAACTCACCGCGACCGGGCTTCTCGCGCTCGGCGTAAAGGACGTGAACCAGCGGTTCAAGGTCCGGTTCGTCATGGACAACGTGGACGAGCAGATCGACGCCGTGACGCGGTCGGTGATCGGGCTGACAGTCTCGTGCGCCCGGTGCCACGACCACAAGTTCGACCCGATCTCGCAGGTCGATTACTACGCCCTCGCGGGGATCTTCACCAGCACCGACAACGCGGCCGGGGTGCGGAACCAGATGGGCGGCGCGGGGCTGGCGTACTACGTCCCTGCAAACCTCGTGAAGTTGAGCGGCGAACTCCCGCCGGCCGATCCGGAGAAGGTCAAGAAGCTCACGGCTCAGGTCGCCGAAGCGAAGAAAGCTTGGGACGGAATCCGCGGAACGCCCGAGGGCCTGAAGATCGCGGCCAACGGCCAGCCGACCCAGCGCCCGTTCCGGCTCAAGTACGAAGGGCTTCAGGCGGAACTGAATTCCCTCACGGACCCGGCCGCACGCGGGCACGCGGTCCACGGCGCACGCGACGCCCAGGTGATCGCGGATACGGAAGTGCGTCTGCGTGGAGAAGCCGAGAAACTTGGCCCGACCGTACCGCGCGGGTTCCTCAGCACGTTCGACGTGCCCGGCGCCCCGAAGGTGAACCCGAAGCAGAGCGGCCGGCTCGAACTGGCGCAGTGGTTCACCAGCCCGAAGAACCCGCTCACCCCGCGCGTCGCGGTGAACCGCGTGTGGCAGCACCTGTTCGGCAGCGGGATCGTGAACACGGTCGACAACTTCGGCGTGACCGGCGACACGCCCACGCACCCGGAACTGCTCGACCACCTGGCGAACCGCTTCATCGCCGACGACTGGAGCGTGAAGAAACTGGTGCGCCAACTCGTGCTCACCCGGGCATATCAGTTGGGTTCGGAAGCGACCGAAGCACACCGCACCACTGACCCCGCAAACCGCCTCGTGTGGCGCCACGCCCCGCGCCGACTCAGCGCCGAGGAGGTCCGTGACGCGACGCTCGCCGCGGCCGGCACACTCGACGCCAAGCGGCCCGAAGGCTCGTCGGCCAAGGCGCTCCGCATGGTGGAGATGCGCGACAACGGCCCGGAAGCGAAGACGATCAACGACCAGGCCGACGCCGCACGGTACCGCAGCGTGTACCTGCCGCTGCTGCGTGGGGTCACGCCGCACGCACTCGAAGCCTTCGACCCGGTGGACCAGACGCTCGTGAGCGGCACACGCGACACGACCACGGTTCCGGGGCAGTCGCTGTTCCTGCTGAACTCGACGTTCGTGCGCAAGCAGGCGATCAGCTTCGCCGAGCGCGTGCTGAAGCCCAAGGACGCGACCGACGACGACCGCGTGAAGGCCGCCTACCAGCTCGCGTTGGGCCGCAACCCGACCGACAAGGAAATCGACCGGGCGAAGGCGTTCGTGAGCGAATACGAGTCGGTATACCGGGCGAACCCGCCGAAGGTCGTCGCGCCGCCGAAGAAGCCCAAGCCCGCGGAGGGCTCCAAGCAGGAAGAACCGCCGCTCGACCCGGACCAGATCGACCAGACCGGTGAAGTGGTCACCGAGGAATCGGTCCAACCGAAGGACGCCAAGACCGCCGCGTGGATGGCTCTCACACAAGCCCTCTTCGCCAGTGCCGAGTTCCGGTACGTGCGCTAA
- a CDS encoding DUF1501 domain-containing protein, whose amino-acid sequence MTHAPYAPFSRRQALKSAGAGFGYLALAGLLGESARATDKAAPKPLAPKEPHFKAKAKRLIFVHMNGAMSHHDTFDYKPQLVKDNGKPGPGGGTLTASKFKFSQHGQTGSWFSELLPNLAKHADKLTWLRGLHTDTPAHPQAVVQLHTGSANAALTRPSMGAWLLYGLGSENADLPGYVTINPPPNFGGAVNYGSAFLPAHFQGTRINDVGYLPNLKATAANDLQRKQIDLIQNMNRELAATSGAPDAVDGVIESFELAFKMQGKVPELLDISKEPKKVLEAYGVKDGPGGAFARQCVMARRLSEAGVRFVEICQPGWDHHNNLHKGMIDRCGSVDQPTAALLSDLEARGLLEDTLVLFGSEFGRLPTSQGADGRDHNITGYPMFLTGAGVKKGVTYGATDEYGIKAVEGRMHTNDFHATLLALMGLDHEKLTYKYAGRDFRLTDVKGTVAKEIFA is encoded by the coding sequence GTGACTCACGCACCATACGCTCCCTTTTCGCGCCGACAGGCTCTGAAGTCTGCCGGTGCGGGGTTCGGCTACCTCGCTCTCGCGGGCTTGCTCGGTGAATCGGCCCGCGCTACGGACAAGGCCGCCCCGAAGCCGCTCGCGCCGAAGGAGCCGCACTTCAAGGCCAAAGCCAAGCGCCTGATCTTCGTTCACATGAACGGCGCGATGTCGCACCACGACACGTTCGACTACAAGCCCCAACTCGTGAAGGACAACGGCAAGCCCGGTCCCGGGGGCGGCACACTTACGGCATCGAAGTTCAAGTTCTCGCAACACGGCCAAACGGGGTCGTGGTTCTCGGAACTGCTCCCGAACCTCGCCAAGCACGCGGACAAGCTGACGTGGCTCCGCGGGCTGCACACCGACACCCCGGCCCACCCGCAAGCCGTGGTGCAACTGCACACCGGCAGCGCGAACGCGGCCCTCACGCGGCCGAGCATGGGCGCGTGGCTCCTGTACGGCCTCGGCAGCGAGAACGCGGACCTGCCCGGGTACGTCACGATCAACCCGCCGCCGAACTTCGGCGGGGCCGTGAACTACGGCAGCGCGTTCCTCCCGGCGCACTTCCAGGGCACGCGCATCAACGACGTGGGTTACCTCCCGAACCTGAAGGCGACCGCCGCGAACGACCTCCAGCGCAAGCAGATCGACCTGATCCAGAACATGAACCGCGAGCTCGCGGCCACGTCCGGCGCCCCCGACGCGGTGGACGGCGTGATCGAGTCGTTCGAGCTGGCGTTCAAGATGCAGGGCAAGGTACCGGAGCTGCTCGACATCTCCAAAGAGCCGAAAAAAGTGCTCGAAGCCTACGGCGTGAAGGACGGCCCCGGGGGCGCGTTCGCGCGACAGTGCGTGATGGCCCGGCGCTTGAGCGAGGCCGGCGTGCGGTTCGTGGAGATCTGCCAGCCGGGGTGGGACCACCACAACAACCTGCACAAGGGCATGATCGACCGGTGCGGGTCCGTGGACCAGCCGACCGCGGCACTGCTTTCGGACCTCGAAGCGCGCGGGCTACTGGAAGACACGCTCGTGCTGTTCGGCAGCGAGTTCGGGCGCCTGCCGACGTCACAGGGCGCGGACGGGCGCGACCACAACATCACCGGCTACCCGATGTTCCTGACCGGCGCGGGCGTGAAGAAGGGCGTCACCTACGGTGCGACCGACGAGTACGGCATCAAGGCCGTTGAGGGGCGCATGCACACGAACGACTTCCACGCAACGCTCCTGGCGCTCATGGGCCTGGACCACGAGAAGTTGACCTACAAGTACGCCGGGCGCGACTTCCGGCTGACCGACGTGAAGGGGACCGTGGCGAAGGAAATCTTCGCCTGA
- a CDS encoding transposase translates to MMDNLVCHKPVAVTQALEAVGGTVLYLPPYNPDLNPIELAFSTLKELLRSAGARPLDRLWGFLGRVLDAFAPDECRRYIQHCGYEIHAATMTPNRD, encoded by the coding sequence GTGATGGACAACCTGGTCTGTCACAAGCCCGTCGCGGTGACTCAAGCGCTGGAGGCGGTAGGCGGTACCGTATTGTACCTCCCGCCGTACAACCCGGATCTCAACCCCATCGAGTTGGCATTTTCCACGCTCAAAGAGCTGCTCCGGTCCGCTGGGGCGCGCCCCCTCGATAGGTTGTGGGGCTTCTTGGGTCGAGTGTTGGATGCGTTCGCGCCGGACGAATGCCGTCGCTACATCCAACACTGCGGGTACGAGATTCACGCCGCTACAATGACACCGAACAGAGACTAA
- a CDS encoding IS4 family transposase, which translates to MSAPIPNLARAIRTVLTADADRAAARVGFVRRRRKISGAAFIQTLVFGWIEDPRAPVDALAARCPVPGVTPQAFHKRFTPAATEFVREVLLRAVGQLVAAQPIAVPLLQRFAGVYVEDSTVVALPDTLRDTFPGCGGNTPSAGLAAIKAHVRWELTTGRITGMAFQPGRQPDGRFNATDDPLPAGALRLADLGYFDFGVLTRLSAAGVFWISRLPPNAVAAVGDERPSEVWRLLRQWSGDLLDLRVTAGNETRIGCRLLAFRCPPGVAARRREQSAERQRKKGRVVSERLRVLCEWTVFATNLPADRFTPEQVWVLYRLRWQVELLLKLWRSHGGFGQSHGRLGHRVLCEVYAKLLAMVVRHWLLLTGGGPLARMNPVRAAREARRFALAVADALPCARRLRRVLRSLRDTLALLRPRHRRRKRPSALELLFEPQTPS; encoded by the coding sequence ATGTCGGCCCCGATTCCCAACCTCGCCCGCGCCATCCGAACCGTCCTGACCGCGGACGCCGATCGCGCGGCCGCGCGCGTCGGGTTCGTTCGCCGGCGCCGCAAGATCTCGGGCGCGGCGTTCATTCAGACCCTCGTGTTCGGTTGGATCGAGGACCCACGCGCCCCCGTTGATGCCCTTGCCGCTCGATGCCCGGTGCCGGGCGTGACCCCGCAGGCCTTCCACAAGCGGTTCACGCCGGCCGCAACCGAGTTCGTCCGGGAGGTGCTCCTCCGCGCCGTTGGCCAACTGGTGGCGGCTCAGCCTATCGCCGTCCCGCTCCTGCAACGGTTTGCGGGGGTGTACGTCGAGGACAGCACCGTCGTCGCACTCCCGGACACCCTTCGGGACACATTCCCCGGGTGCGGCGGAAATACCCCGAGCGCCGGGTTGGCTGCGATCAAGGCCCACGTCCGCTGGGAGTTGACGACCGGACGGATCACCGGAATGGCGTTCCAACCGGGCCGGCAACCCGACGGCCGGTTCAATGCCACCGACGACCCGTTGCCCGCCGGCGCGCTGCGGTTGGCCGACCTCGGGTACTTCGACTTCGGTGTACTGACGCGCCTGAGCGCGGCCGGGGTGTTCTGGATCAGCCGCCTCCCGCCCAATGCCGTGGCGGCCGTGGGCGACGAGCGCCCGTCCGAGGTGTGGCGCCTGCTCCGGCAATGGTCGGGGGATCTGCTCGACCTGCGTGTCACGGCCGGGAACGAGACCCGGATCGGGTGCCGGTTGCTGGCCTTCCGGTGCCCGCCCGGGGTCGCGGCCCGGCGCCGGGAGCAGTCGGCCGAAAGGCAGAGGAAGAAGGGGCGGGTGGTGAGCGAGCGGTTGCGGGTGCTGTGCGAGTGGACCGTATTCGCCACCAACCTGCCGGCCGACCGGTTCACGCCGGAACAGGTGTGGGTGCTGTACCGCCTGCGGTGGCAGGTGGAGTTGCTGTTGAAGCTGTGGCGATCCCACGGCGGGTTCGGCCAGTCCCACGGGCGGCTCGGGCACCGGGTACTGTGCGAAGTGTACGCCAAGCTGCTGGCGATGGTGGTTCGGCACTGGTTGCTGCTGACGGGCGGTGGCCCATTGGCTCGGATGAATCCGGTGCGCGCGGCCCGCGAGGCACGCCGGTTCGCGCTCGCCGTTGCCGATGCGCTACCGTGCGCCCGGCGCCTCCGCCGGGTGCTCCGATCACTTCGCGACACGTTGGCGCTCCTCCGCCCTCGGCATCGACGGAGGAAACGGCCCTCGGCCCTCGAACTACTCTTCGAGCCCCAGACACCCAGCTAA
- a CDS encoding transposase, with amino-acid sequence MRDAAPAGPGRLGCGRRSGRPARACGTGPGTHRRVRIVDETGFRKKGTTSCAVARRYSGTAGRIEGAQLEVLLGTQQRRGARRPRPVLAQGVGPRRSAPRRRRHSGAGRVGHHNRAGPARDRPGAGDRVARWVTADAVH; translated from the coding sequence GTGCGGGATGCTGCACCTGCTGGCCCGGGCCGATTGGGATGCGGACGCCGTTCGGGACGGCCGGCTCGGGCATGTGGCACGGGCCCTGGGACGCACCGGCGGGTGCGGATCGTGGACGAGACCGGGTTCCGGAAGAAGGGCACCACGTCGTGCGCCGTGGCGCGCCGGTACTCGGGCACCGCGGGGCGCATCGAGGGCGCCCAACTCGAGGTGCTCCTGGGTACGCAACAACGAAGGGGCGCTCGTCGGCCGCGCCCTGTATTGGCCCAAGGAGTGGGCCCGCGCCGCTCGGCGCCGCGGAGGCGCCGGCATTCCGGAGCCGGTCGCGTTGGCCACCACAATCGTGCTGGCCCGGCGCGTGATCGACCGGGCGCTGGGGATCGGGTTGCGCGCTGGGTGACGGCCGACGCTGTGCACTAG
- a CDS encoding transposase, which yields MTTLDDLNGLMRAMMKTARERMLNTEMDVHLHGRGATEPSHAPAPSGPSTGAPSTAPKNRHNGHSKKTVGRDMGAFTLKTPRDRNGTFEPPSIAQGACGGARPRVQRCNGASCIWCARRGSTRPRPTAVTLRRT from the coding sequence GTGACCACACTCGACGACCTCAACGGGCTGATGCGGGCCATGATGAAGACCGCGCGGGAGCGCATGCTCAACACCGAGATGGACGTCCACCTCCACGGGCGCGGGGCTACGGAACCAAGTCACGCGCCCGCACCGAGCGGCCCGTCGACCGGCGCGCCCTCGACCGCGCCCAAGAACCGTCACAACGGACATTCCAAGAAGACCGTGGGCCGCGATATGGGCGCGTTCACCCTCAAGACCCCGCGCGACCGCAACGGCACGTTCGAGCCCCCGTCGATCGCCCAGGGAGCTTGTGGCGGAGCGAGACCGAGGGTGCAACGGTGCAACGGTGCATCGTGCATCTGGTGCGCGCGGCGCGGAAGTACACGACCGAGACCGACGGCCGTGACGTTGCGGCGGACCTGA
- a CDS encoding transposase, whose translation MQRCIVHLVRAARKYTTETDGRDVAADLKTIAPSAVLEAEEALKAFGAKWDGKYPTLGRQWREVERHRHAVRVPAGDPQSDLHDQRARQRRDSDVHAQPEAVPERRALERVYLAIHEASKKWTVPTVGRKAALNHFAIVFEGRLPPPHAT comes from the coding sequence GTGCAACGGTGCATCGTGCATCTGGTGCGCGCGGCGCGGAAGTACACGACCGAGACCGACGGCCGTGACGTTGCGGCGGACCTGAAGACGATCGCCCCGTCGGCGGTGCTGGAGGCCGAAGAGGCGCTCAAGGCGTTCGGTGCGAAGTGGGACGGGAAGTACCCAACGCTCGGGCGCCAGTGGCGCGAAGTGGAGCGACATCGTCACGCGGTTCGAGTTCCCGCAGGCGATCCGCAGAGCGATCTACACGACCAACGCGCGCGCCAACGGCGTGATTCGGACGTTCACGCGCAACCGGAAGCCGTACCCGAGCGGCGCGCGTTGGAGCGGGTGTACCTGGCGATCCACGAGGCGTCGAAGAAGTGGACTGTGCCCACCGTGGGGCGGAAGGCGGCGCTCAACCACTTCGCCATCGTGTTCGAGGGACGCCTTCCGCCGCCGCACGCAACCTGA
- a CDS encoding transposase family protein produces the protein MGAQEAPKGRLSDEDRRANRRLAKDRIVAEHGIGEIWRIAADRYRNPPRRHTVMTKNVGGLHNYMCA, from the coding sequence GTGGGTGCCCAAGAGGCCCCGAAGGGCCGACTGAGCGACGAGGACCGGCGCGCGAACCGGCGATTGGCGAAGGACCGGATTGTGGCCGAGCACGGGATCGGGGAGATCTGGCGCATCGCGGCGGATCGGTATCGCAATCCGCCGCGCCGCCACACGGTTATGACGAAGAACGTTGGCGGACTCCACAACTACATGTGCGCCTAA
- a CDS encoding DUF1559 family PulG-like putative transporter, translating to MRRTAFTLIELLVVIAIVAVLIGLLLPAVQKVREAAARIKCANNLKQIGLALHGHHDAAGYFPTGGTSFAPPPTYVNGVPAAPPAQNAGWAFQLLPFIEQDALYRSPAAVLTTPVPLYFCPARRGPTVVAQSFGPRAGDDYAAATGTGGTAGETGPYFGVIVRNPLRTTTASVTDGLSTTLVISEKRLHPDRYATGDWCDDQGFTDGWDNDIIAITSRPFGRDERKEMDYEFGSAHPSGANAVFGDGSVRHLRYGLAPGTFDALGDRRDGQVVPPE from the coding sequence ATGCGCCGAACGGCCTTTACCCTCATCGAACTGCTCGTTGTCATCGCTATCGTTGCGGTCCTGATCGGGCTCTTGCTCCCCGCGGTGCAGAAGGTCCGGGAGGCCGCGGCCCGGATTAAGTGCGCCAACAACCTCAAGCAGATCGGGTTGGCGCTGCACGGCCACCACGACGCGGCGGGCTACTTCCCGACCGGCGGGACGTCATTCGCCCCGCCCCCGACCTACGTCAACGGGGTTCCCGCGGCCCCGCCCGCACAGAACGCGGGGTGGGCGTTCCAGCTCCTGCCGTTCATCGAACAGGATGCGCTGTACCGGAGCCCGGCCGCCGTGCTGACTACCCCGGTCCCACTTTACTTCTGCCCGGCCCGCCGCGGGCCGACGGTCGTAGCCCAGTCGTTCGGGCCGCGCGCGGGGGACGACTATGCCGCCGCAACGGGCACCGGGGGCACGGCCGGAGAAACCGGCCCGTACTTCGGGGTGATCGTGCGGAACCCGTTGCGCACCACGACCGCGAGCGTCACGGACGGGTTGAGCACCACGCTGGTCATCAGCGAGAAGCGTCTCCACCCGGACCGGTACGCCACTGGCGACTGGTGCGACGACCAGGGGTTCACGGACGGCTGGGATAATGACATCATCGCCATCACCTCCCGCCCGTTCGGGCGCGACGAGCGCAAGGAAATGGACTACGAGTTCGGTTCCGCGCACCCGTCCGGCGCGAACGCGGTGTTCGGTGACGGGAGCGTCCGGCACCTGCGGTACGGGCTGGCCCCGGGCACGTTCGACGCACTGGGCGACCGGCGCGACGGGCAGGTCGTTCCCCCGGAATGA